From the Synechococcus sp. Nb3U1 genome, the window TTGAGGCCCAAGGTCAGTTGGATCCCCTCCTGCAACAAGCCAGTTGAAGGTAAATTTTCCCGCTACTTCCGAACCTGAGCACGGGCCTGTTTCACCATCTCGATCAGGGTGTGGTGAGCATCCTCTGAATCTTTAAGAGGATGGTCGAATCGAATCCGAACCGTCTGCTCTCCCTCTTCCCCCTGCACCTGCAAATCCATGCCCTCAGAGTCAATGGCTTGCATCTGGGCCTGAGTAGCCCCCTTGACCTGCCCAAACACCAGGGCATAGAGCACTACGGCGTCAGCGTGGTCGTCATTCATGTGCTTGCAGATGCGGTCGCTAACTTGCGGGGTGAGAAGGTCAGGCATGGCAAGGGATCCCTTCTGGATCGGCTACTGGCTTCAGTTTAGCCCCGGAATGGCTCTACCTCACCGTTTGGGATCCCCTTTCATCTCGTCAATTTCAAGCAAGTTGATCAAGACCCCCGTCACCGGGATCGCCAGGAAAACCCCCAGTAACCCTGCCAGAGTCCCGCCCACAAATAGGGAAAAGAACATTACCACCGGGCTGATATTCAGGGATCCCTGCATCACGCGGGGCAAGAGCAAGTTCTCCTCCACCTGCTGCAAAGAAATACAAATCACCAGCACCTGGATCGACAGCCACACACTTTTTGGCAACAAAATGAGCGCGATCAGGCTAATACCAATCGTGG encodes:
- a CDS encoding DUF2470 domain-containing protein, whose product is MPDLLTPQVSDRICKHMNDDHADAVVLYALVFGQVKGATQAQMQAIDSEGMDLQVQGEEGEQTVRIRFDHPLKDSEDAHHTLIEMVKQARAQVRK